One Solanum lycopersicum chromosome 2, SLM_r2.1 genomic region harbors:
- the LOC101251944 gene encoding splicing factor U2af large subunit A isoform X1 — MQEYEGNGEDIENNGSSPYSDSKSQHTSRDPEKERGSSRSREKEREKGRDKDRDRDRNRDRDRDRDRGKERDKDRDRDREREKDRDRHHRDRHRDRSDRRERIRDRDEDDLQRTRDYDRRRDNDKDREDRQRHKPSSRGRSEHRSRSRSRSPSKSKRISGFDMAPPTSALLSGATDVAGQVPGTTNPSIPGMFSNMFPLAAGQFGALPIMPVQAMTQQATRHARRVYVGGLPPTANEQSVATFFSHVMYAIGGNTAGPGDAVVNVYINHEKKFAFVEMRSVEEASNAMALDGVIFEGGPVKVRRPSDYNPSLAATLGPSQPSPNLNLAAVGLTPGSSGGLEGPDRIFVGGLPYYFTESQIRELLESFGQLRGFDLVKDRETGNSKGYAFCVYQDVSVTDIACAALNGIKMGDKTLTVRRANQGTTQPNPEQESVLLHAQQQIALQRFMLQPGALATKVLCLTEVVSVDELKDDDDYQDILEDMRIECGKFGALLNVVIPRPNPNGEPTPGLGKVFLEYADVDSSSKARQGLNGRKFGGNQVIAVFYPENKFSEGDYEA; from the exons ATGCAGGAATATGAAGGTAATGGAGAAGATATAGAGAATAATGGTTCTTCTCCTTACAGTGACTCCAAGTCtcag CATACTTCTCGTGACCCCGAGAAAGAAAGGGGCTCATCAAGAAGCAGGGAGAAGGAGAGGGAGAAAGGGCGTGATAAAGACCGGGACAGGGACAGGAATAGAGATAGAGATAGAGACAGGGACAGAGGTAAGGAAAGGGACAAAGATAGGGATAGggacagagagagggagaaggaCCGTGATCGTCATCACAGAGATCGTCATAGGGATCGGAGTGATAGGAGGGAGAGGATCAGAGATCGAGATGAAGATGATCTTCAGCGAACTCGAGATTACGATAG GCGAAGAGACAATGACAAAGATAGAGAGGACCGACAGAGACACAAGCCTAGCTCTAGGGGTAGATCCGAGCATAGATCAAGGTCTAGATCACGGTCACCATCTAAGAG CAAAAGGATCAGTGGTTTTGATATGGCACCTCCCACCAGTGCATTGCTATCTGGCGCTACTGATGTTGCAG GTCAAGTTCCTGGGACCACTAACCCATCAATACCTGGAATGTTTTCTAACATGTTTCCTCTAGCAGCAGGCCAG TTTGGAGCTCTCCCTATTATGCCAGTCCAGGCAATGACACAGCAG GCTACCAGACATGCTCGGCGAGTTTATGTTGGTGGACTTCCGCCTACTGCAAATGAACAG TCGGTTGCTACCTTCTTTAGTCATGTCATGTATGCAATCGGAGGAAATACTGCTGGTCCAG GGGATGCTGTTGTCAACGTTTATATAAACCATGAGAAGAAGTTTGCCTTTGTTGAAATGAGATCTGTTGAGGAAGCTAGTAATGCAATGGCTTTGGATGGTGTCATTTTTGAG GGCGGACCGGTTAAGGTTAGAAGACCCAGTGATTACAATCCTTCCTTGGCAGCTACACTTGGTCCTAGTCAACCGAGCCCCAACCTCAACCTGGCAGCTGTTGGATTGACACCAGGTTCTTCCGGAGGGCTTGAAGGACCTGACCGTATATTTGTTGGTGGTTTACCCTATTATTTTACAGAATCACAAATCAGGGAACTTTTAGAGTCTTTTGGTCAACTTCGAGGATTTGATCTGGTCAAAGATAGAGAAACTGGGAATTCAAAAGGTTATGCTTTTTGTGTGTACCAGGATGTCTCTGTTACTGATATTGCTTGTGCAGCTCTTAATGGGATTAAGATGGGGGATAAAACTCTTACTGTTAGGCGGGCTAACCAGGGCACAACCCAACCCAACCCTGAGCAAGAGAGTGTATTGTTGCATGCACAACAGCAGATAGCTTTGCAG AGGTTCATGTTACAACCTGGTGCATTAGCCACAAAGGTTTTGTGCTTGACAGAAGTGGTTAGCGTAGATGAGCTCAAAGATGATGATGACTATCAAGATATTTTGGAAGATATGAGGATTGAATGTGGTAAATTTG GAGCTCTCCTGAATGTTGTCATTCCACGTCCAAATCCTAATGGCGAGCCTACACCTGGACTCGGGAAG GTATTCCTGGAGTATGCAGATGTTGACAGTTCCAGCAAAGCTCGCCAAGGGCTGAATGGAAGAAAATTTGGTGGTAACCAAGTTATTGCTGTCTTCTATCCAGAGAACAAGTTCTCTGAGGGAGATTACGAGGCTTAA
- the LOC101251944 gene encoding splicing factor U2af large subunit A isoform X2, with protein sequence MQEYEGNGEDIENNGSSPYSDSKSQHTSRDPEKERGSSRSREKEREKGRDKDRDRDRNRDRDRDRDRGKERDKDRDRDREREKDRDRHHRDRHRDRSDRRERIRDRDEDDLQRTRDYDRRRDNDKDREDRQRHKPSSRGRSEHRSRSRSRSPSKSKRISGFDMAPPTSALLSGATDVAGQVPGTTNPSIPGMFSNMFPLAAGQATRHARRVYVGGLPPTANEQSVATFFSHVMYAIGGNTAGPGDAVVNVYINHEKKFAFVEMRSVEEASNAMALDGVIFEGGPVKVRRPSDYNPSLAATLGPSQPSPNLNLAAVGLTPGSSGGLEGPDRIFVGGLPYYFTESQIRELLESFGQLRGFDLVKDRETGNSKGYAFCVYQDVSVTDIACAALNGIKMGDKTLTVRRANQGTTQPNPEQESVLLHAQQQIALQRFMLQPGALATKVLCLTEVVSVDELKDDDDYQDILEDMRIECGKFGALLNVVIPRPNPNGEPTPGLGKVFLEYADVDSSSKARQGLNGRKFGGNQVIAVFYPENKFSEGDYEA encoded by the exons ATGCAGGAATATGAAGGTAATGGAGAAGATATAGAGAATAATGGTTCTTCTCCTTACAGTGACTCCAAGTCtcag CATACTTCTCGTGACCCCGAGAAAGAAAGGGGCTCATCAAGAAGCAGGGAGAAGGAGAGGGAGAAAGGGCGTGATAAAGACCGGGACAGGGACAGGAATAGAGATAGAGATAGAGACAGGGACAGAGGTAAGGAAAGGGACAAAGATAGGGATAGggacagagagagggagaaggaCCGTGATCGTCATCACAGAGATCGTCATAGGGATCGGAGTGATAGGAGGGAGAGGATCAGAGATCGAGATGAAGATGATCTTCAGCGAACTCGAGATTACGATAG GCGAAGAGACAATGACAAAGATAGAGAGGACCGACAGAGACACAAGCCTAGCTCTAGGGGTAGATCCGAGCATAGATCAAGGTCTAGATCACGGTCACCATCTAAGAG CAAAAGGATCAGTGGTTTTGATATGGCACCTCCCACCAGTGCATTGCTATCTGGCGCTACTGATGTTGCAG GTCAAGTTCCTGGGACCACTAACCCATCAATACCTGGAATGTTTTCTAACATGTTTCCTCTAGCAGCAGGCCAG GCTACCAGACATGCTCGGCGAGTTTATGTTGGTGGACTTCCGCCTACTGCAAATGAACAG TCGGTTGCTACCTTCTTTAGTCATGTCATGTATGCAATCGGAGGAAATACTGCTGGTCCAG GGGATGCTGTTGTCAACGTTTATATAAACCATGAGAAGAAGTTTGCCTTTGTTGAAATGAGATCTGTTGAGGAAGCTAGTAATGCAATGGCTTTGGATGGTGTCATTTTTGAG GGCGGACCGGTTAAGGTTAGAAGACCCAGTGATTACAATCCTTCCTTGGCAGCTACACTTGGTCCTAGTCAACCGAGCCCCAACCTCAACCTGGCAGCTGTTGGATTGACACCAGGTTCTTCCGGAGGGCTTGAAGGACCTGACCGTATATTTGTTGGTGGTTTACCCTATTATTTTACAGAATCACAAATCAGGGAACTTTTAGAGTCTTTTGGTCAACTTCGAGGATTTGATCTGGTCAAAGATAGAGAAACTGGGAATTCAAAAGGTTATGCTTTTTGTGTGTACCAGGATGTCTCTGTTACTGATATTGCTTGTGCAGCTCTTAATGGGATTAAGATGGGGGATAAAACTCTTACTGTTAGGCGGGCTAACCAGGGCACAACCCAACCCAACCCTGAGCAAGAGAGTGTATTGTTGCATGCACAACAGCAGATAGCTTTGCAG AGGTTCATGTTACAACCTGGTGCATTAGCCACAAAGGTTTTGTGCTTGACAGAAGTGGTTAGCGTAGATGAGCTCAAAGATGATGATGACTATCAAGATATTTTGGAAGATATGAGGATTGAATGTGGTAAATTTG GAGCTCTCCTGAATGTTGTCATTCCACGTCCAAATCCTAATGGCGAGCCTACACCTGGACTCGGGAAG GTATTCCTGGAGTATGCAGATGTTGACAGTTCCAGCAAAGCTCGCCAAGGGCTGAATGGAAGAAAATTTGGTGGTAACCAAGTTATTGCTGTCTTCTATCCAGAGAACAAGTTCTCTGAGGGAGATTACGAGGCTTAA
- the LOC101251944 gene encoding splicing factor U2af large subunit A isoform X3: MFSNMFPLAAGQFGALPIMPVQAMTQQATRHARRVYVGGLPPTANEQSVATFFSHVMYAIGGNTAGPGDAVVNVYINHEKKFAFVEMRSVEEASNAMALDGVIFEGGPVKVRRPSDYNPSLAATLGPSQPSPNLNLAAVGLTPGSSGGLEGPDRIFVGGLPYYFTESQIRELLESFGQLRGFDLVKDRETGNSKGYAFCVYQDVSVTDIACAALNGIKMGDKTLTVRRANQGTTQPNPEQESVLLHAQQQIALQRFMLQPGALATKVLCLTEVVSVDELKDDDDYQDILEDMRIECGKFGALLNVVIPRPNPNGEPTPGLGKVFLEYADVDSSSKARQGLNGRKFGGNQVIAVFYPENKFSEGDYEA; encoded by the exons ATGTTTTCTAACATGTTTCCTCTAGCAGCAGGCCAG TTTGGAGCTCTCCCTATTATGCCAGTCCAGGCAATGACACAGCAG GCTACCAGACATGCTCGGCGAGTTTATGTTGGTGGACTTCCGCCTACTGCAAATGAACAG TCGGTTGCTACCTTCTTTAGTCATGTCATGTATGCAATCGGAGGAAATACTGCTGGTCCAG GGGATGCTGTTGTCAACGTTTATATAAACCATGAGAAGAAGTTTGCCTTTGTTGAAATGAGATCTGTTGAGGAAGCTAGTAATGCAATGGCTTTGGATGGTGTCATTTTTGAG GGCGGACCGGTTAAGGTTAGAAGACCCAGTGATTACAATCCTTCCTTGGCAGCTACACTTGGTCCTAGTCAACCGAGCCCCAACCTCAACCTGGCAGCTGTTGGATTGACACCAGGTTCTTCCGGAGGGCTTGAAGGACCTGACCGTATATTTGTTGGTGGTTTACCCTATTATTTTACAGAATCACAAATCAGGGAACTTTTAGAGTCTTTTGGTCAACTTCGAGGATTTGATCTGGTCAAAGATAGAGAAACTGGGAATTCAAAAGGTTATGCTTTTTGTGTGTACCAGGATGTCTCTGTTACTGATATTGCTTGTGCAGCTCTTAATGGGATTAAGATGGGGGATAAAACTCTTACTGTTAGGCGGGCTAACCAGGGCACAACCCAACCCAACCCTGAGCAAGAGAGTGTATTGTTGCATGCACAACAGCAGATAGCTTTGCAG AGGTTCATGTTACAACCTGGTGCATTAGCCACAAAGGTTTTGTGCTTGACAGAAGTGGTTAGCGTAGATGAGCTCAAAGATGATGATGACTATCAAGATATTTTGGAAGATATGAGGATTGAATGTGGTAAATTTG GAGCTCTCCTGAATGTTGTCATTCCACGTCCAAATCCTAATGGCGAGCCTACACCTGGACTCGGGAAG GTATTCCTGGAGTATGCAGATGTTGACAGTTCCAGCAAAGCTCGCCAAGGGCTGAATGGAAGAAAATTTGGTGGTAACCAAGTTATTGCTGTCTTCTATCCAGAGAACAAGTTCTCTGAGGGAGATTACGAGGCTTAA
- the LOC101252546 gene encoding zinc finger protein GAI-ASSOCIATED FACTOR 1 isoform X1, whose protein sequence is MPADPDNSSAMNDSTGSGEASVSSSGNQVVPLKESAKKKRNLPGMPDPDAEVIALSPTTLLATNRFVCEICSKGFQRDQNLQLHRRGHNLPWKLRQRSSNEVKKRVYVCPESSCVHHDPSRALGDLTGIKKHFCRKHGEKKWKCDKCSKKYAVQSDLKAHSKICGTREYKCDCGTLFSRRDSFITHRAFCDALAQESAKTLPEKPPSTNEEPKTQAVASSSPPPSPPAPPPATESQPPPPPPAAPKSLMTPTVPPSTAVMSFASSVQNRELRENPVTNSAGAATKQVVEEAAVVASLTGNCSSSCSNGSSSSNVFGSLFASSTASGSLPSQAPVFSDIFRAMAPEHTLEMAPPSSTEPISLGLAMSHSSSIFRPAGQERRQYAPAPQPAMSATALLQKAAQMGAAATSSSFLRGIGVMSSTSSSNGHQEWSGRPSDANGASLAAGLGLGLPCDAGSGLKELMLGTPSVFGPKHPTLDLLGLGMAASVGPSPGLSALLTSMGSNLDMVTSAGSFGSADFSGKDLGRNS, encoded by the exons atgccgGCCGACCCAGATAACTCATCCGCCATGAACGATTCTACAGGCTCAGGTGAAGCAAGCGTTTCGTCTTCAGGTAATCAAGTAGTTCCTCTGAAAGAATCAGCCAAGAAGAAACGGAATCTTCCTGGGATGCCAG ATCCCGATGCAGAGGTTATTGCTTTGTCACCAACAACTTTGCTGGCGACGAACAGATTTGTTTGTGAAATTTGTAGTAAAGGGTTTCAAAGAGACCAGAATTTGCAGCTTCATAGAAGAGGTCATAATTTGCCATGGAAGTTGAGGCAGAGATCAAGCAATGAGGTGAAGAAGAGAGTATATGTTTGCCCTGAATCCAGTTGTGTTCACCATGATCCTTCTAGGGCATTGGGTGATTTGACCGGAATCAAGAAACATTTCTGCCGTAAACATGGTGAGAAGAAGTGGAAATGTGACAAATGCTCCAAGAAATATGCTGTTCAGTCTGATTTAAAGGCTCATTCAAAAATTTGTGGAACTAGAGAGTATAAATGTGATTGTGGCACTTTATTTTCAAG GAGGGATAGCTTTATCACCCATAGGGCATTTTGTGATGCATTAGCTCAAGAAAGTGCTAAAACACTGCCAGAGAAGCCTCCTAGTACTAATGAGGAGCCTAAGACACAAGCTGTTGCTTCATCATCACCACCGCCATCGCCACCAGCCCCTCCACCTGCCACCGAGTCtcaaccaccaccaccaccaccagcaGCTCCAAAGTCTTTAATGACCCCTACCGTTCCACCGTCAACTGCCGTAATGTCATTTGCTTCCTCCGTTCAAAATCGAG AATTGCGGGAGAATCCAGTCACAAATTCTGCTGGAGCTGCTACGAAGCAAGTTGTGGAGGAAGCAGCAGTGGTAGCAAGCTTGACTGGAAACTGTAGCAGCTCTTGTAGTAATGGAAGTAGTAGCAGCAATGTCTTTGGAAGTTTGTTTGCTTCATCAACAGCTTCGGGAAGTCTGCCATCTCAAGCTCCTGTTTTTTCTGATATATTTCGAGCCATGGCGCCTGAGCACACTCTTGAGATGGCACCACCTTCATCTACAGAACCAATATCTCTCGGCCTAGCGATGAGTCACAGTTCGTCAATTTTTAGACCAGCTGGTCAAGAACGGAGGCAATATGCTCCCGCACCACAACCAGCTATGTCGGCAACAGCATTACTGCAGAAGGCAGCTCAGATGGGTGCAGCAGCAACCAGCTCATCGTTCTTGAGGGGCATTGGGGTTATGTCCTCCACGTCATCTTCAAACGGTCATCAAGAATGGAGTGGGAGACCCAGTGATGCCAATGGTGCATCATTAGCTGCAGGTCTTGGTCTTGGACTACCGTGTGACGCTGGTTCTGGTCTAAAGGAATTAATGTTGGGAACTCCCTCGGTGTTTGGTCCCAAACATCCCACTCTTGACCTCCTTGGATTAGGAATGGCAGCTAGTGTCGGTCCATCGCCTGGATTATCTGCCCTTTTAACATCCATGGGTAGCAATCTTGACATGGTGACTTCAGCTGGATCATTTGGTAGTGCAGATTTCAGTGGGAAAGACTTGGGAAGAAATTCATGA
- the LOC101252546 gene encoding zinc finger protein GAI-ASSOCIATED FACTOR 1 isoform X2, with protein MPDPDAEVIALSPTTLLATNRFVCEICSKGFQRDQNLQLHRRGHNLPWKLRQRSSNEVKKRVYVCPESSCVHHDPSRALGDLTGIKKHFCRKHGEKKWKCDKCSKKYAVQSDLKAHSKICGTREYKCDCGTLFSRRDSFITHRAFCDALAQESAKTLPEKPPSTNEEPKTQAVASSSPPPSPPAPPPATESQPPPPPPAAPKSLMTPTVPPSTAVMSFASSVQNRELRENPVTNSAGAATKQVVEEAAVVASLTGNCSSSCSNGSSSSNVFGSLFASSTASGSLPSQAPVFSDIFRAMAPEHTLEMAPPSSTEPISLGLAMSHSSSIFRPAGQERRQYAPAPQPAMSATALLQKAAQMGAAATSSSFLRGIGVMSSTSSSNGHQEWSGRPSDANGASLAAGLGLGLPCDAGSGLKELMLGTPSVFGPKHPTLDLLGLGMAASVGPSPGLSALLTSMGSNLDMVTSAGSFGSADFSGKDLGRNS; from the exons ATGCCAG ATCCCGATGCAGAGGTTATTGCTTTGTCACCAACAACTTTGCTGGCGACGAACAGATTTGTTTGTGAAATTTGTAGTAAAGGGTTTCAAAGAGACCAGAATTTGCAGCTTCATAGAAGAGGTCATAATTTGCCATGGAAGTTGAGGCAGAGATCAAGCAATGAGGTGAAGAAGAGAGTATATGTTTGCCCTGAATCCAGTTGTGTTCACCATGATCCTTCTAGGGCATTGGGTGATTTGACCGGAATCAAGAAACATTTCTGCCGTAAACATGGTGAGAAGAAGTGGAAATGTGACAAATGCTCCAAGAAATATGCTGTTCAGTCTGATTTAAAGGCTCATTCAAAAATTTGTGGAACTAGAGAGTATAAATGTGATTGTGGCACTTTATTTTCAAG GAGGGATAGCTTTATCACCCATAGGGCATTTTGTGATGCATTAGCTCAAGAAAGTGCTAAAACACTGCCAGAGAAGCCTCCTAGTACTAATGAGGAGCCTAAGACACAAGCTGTTGCTTCATCATCACCACCGCCATCGCCACCAGCCCCTCCACCTGCCACCGAGTCtcaaccaccaccaccaccaccagcaGCTCCAAAGTCTTTAATGACCCCTACCGTTCCACCGTCAACTGCCGTAATGTCATTTGCTTCCTCCGTTCAAAATCGAG AATTGCGGGAGAATCCAGTCACAAATTCTGCTGGAGCTGCTACGAAGCAAGTTGTGGAGGAAGCAGCAGTGGTAGCAAGCTTGACTGGAAACTGTAGCAGCTCTTGTAGTAATGGAAGTAGTAGCAGCAATGTCTTTGGAAGTTTGTTTGCTTCATCAACAGCTTCGGGAAGTCTGCCATCTCAAGCTCCTGTTTTTTCTGATATATTTCGAGCCATGGCGCCTGAGCACACTCTTGAGATGGCACCACCTTCATCTACAGAACCAATATCTCTCGGCCTAGCGATGAGTCACAGTTCGTCAATTTTTAGACCAGCTGGTCAAGAACGGAGGCAATATGCTCCCGCACCACAACCAGCTATGTCGGCAACAGCATTACTGCAGAAGGCAGCTCAGATGGGTGCAGCAGCAACCAGCTCATCGTTCTTGAGGGGCATTGGGGTTATGTCCTCCACGTCATCTTCAAACGGTCATCAAGAATGGAGTGGGAGACCCAGTGATGCCAATGGTGCATCATTAGCTGCAGGTCTTGGTCTTGGACTACCGTGTGACGCTGGTTCTGGTCTAAAGGAATTAATGTTGGGAACTCCCTCGGTGTTTGGTCCCAAACATCCCACTCTTGACCTCCTTGGATTAGGAATGGCAGCTAGTGTCGGTCCATCGCCTGGATTATCTGCCCTTTTAACATCCATGGGTAGCAATCTTGACATGGTGACTTCAGCTGGATCATTTGGTAGTGCAGATTTCAGTGGGAAAGACTTGGGAAGAAATTCATGA